The following are encoded in a window of Glandiceps talaboti chromosome 5, keGlaTala1.1, whole genome shotgun sequence genomic DNA:
- the LOC144435737 gene encoding mpv17-like protein, whose translation MATILSRLRGSRLLKDAIFAGVIFGASEITQEVIQGEKINLPHIGRIALTGLLFYGPFCHGFYRVLDTVLPGIAKKTIIKKLVLDQSIAGPISVSGFYVVMSILERKSDIFAEAKDKTLHSLGACVMFWVPAQWINFRFVSPQFRVTYITVMTYAWANFLCFMKNWRAEKVLHQQHAQCKNG comes from the exons ATGGCGACCATACTATCCCGTCTCCGAGGGAGTCGACTGTTGAAAGACGCCATATTTGCAGGTGTTATCTTTGGGGCTTCTGAAATTACACAAGAAGTCATACAAGGAGAAAAAATTAATCTTCCTCATATTGGAAGGATTGCTTTAACTGGACTGCTTTTCTATGGACCCTTTTGCCATGGGTTTTATCGTGTGCTCGACACTGTGTTGCCAGGTATTGccaaaaagacaattattaagaAATTGGTACTTGATCAGTCGATTGCTGGTCCAATCAGCGTATCAGGTTTTTATGTtg TGATGAGTATTTTGGAGAGGAAATCGGACATTTTCGCCGAAGCAAAAGATAAAACCTTACACAGTTTGGGTGCTTGCGTCATGTTCTGGGTTCCAGCACAG tgGATTAACTTTAGATTTGTCTCGCCACAATTCCGTGTCACCTACATTACAGTGATGACGTATGCATGGGCTAATTTCTTATGTTTTATGAAGAATTGG cgTGCAGAGAAAGTTTTGCATCAACAGCACGCACAGTGTAAAAATGGGTAG